In the genome of Pseudomonas bubulae, one region contains:
- a CDS encoding HNH endonuclease signature motif containing protein, protein MSRLKTLATRLQPQANRIATAVPGSWRSDKATSTQRGYGYAWQQARLVHLNAHPLCVYCERDDRVTAASVVDHIIPHRGDMALFWDRSNWQSLCRPCHDIVKKREESAGCTTL, encoded by the coding sequence ATGAGCCGCCTCAAGACACTGGCCACACGCCTGCAACCCCAGGCTAATCGCATAGCAACCGCAGTGCCTGGGTCATGGCGCAGTGACAAGGCCACCTCGACCCAACGCGGTTACGGTTACGCATGGCAACAGGCGCGGCTGGTGCATCTCAATGCCCATCCCCTGTGCGTCTACTGCGAGCGTGATGACCGGGTGACAGCAGCCAGCGTGGTCGACCACATCATCCCGCACCGTGGCGACATGGCGCTGTTTTGGGATCGGAGCAATTGGCAGTCGCTGTGCAGACCTTGCCACGATATCGTCAAAAAGCGTGAGGAATCAGCAGGTTGCACGACCTTGTAA
- a CDS encoding phage holin, lambda family, whose product MPHMPDKPDTWVIALAWLSQHSPTIYAATLSFVMAALRIIYGGGTRRQAMLEATICMLLTTSLIAVLEYFGLPSSLATPAGIWIGFLGVKKIADLADRFADFKLPRRSE is encoded by the coding sequence ATGCCTCATATGCCTGATAAGCCAGACACCTGGGTGATAGCGCTCGCGTGGCTGAGTCAGCACTCGCCGACGATCTATGCCGCCACACTGTCCTTTGTAATGGCGGCGCTGCGGATCATTTACGGCGGCGGCACTCGGCGGCAGGCAATGCTCGAAGCAACCATCTGCATGCTGCTCACCACCAGCCTGATTGCCGTGCTGGAGTACTTCGGCCTGCCGTCCAGCCTGGCCACACCGGCAGGCATCTGGATTGGTTTCTTGGGTGTGAAGAAGATCGCCGACCTGGCTGACCGCTTCGCTGACTTCAAGCTACCACGGCGGTCCGAGTGA